From the genome of Anopheles merus strain MAF chromosome X, AmerM5.1, whole genome shotgun sequence, one region includes:
- the LOC121593113 gene encoding exostosin-2 → MTFPLKFSAKKAQELLLPSAPGKKQPPHVRWYVAAGAMVLLLLALLLLGGLGGHGEAGAERLSLDLADIPPVVLDKEAELARARNRNCTYWDCFNVYRCGQRAPTLDDGAGGDGEMDAERISIYVYPLKEYLDADSRRPAGQLSREFYRIVQTVVDSPYYTANPNEACLFLPTLDTLNQNRIDTTLVGKALASLPYWENGENHLIFNFLPGTRPDYSTVLDVNTDRAIIVGAGFDSWTYRTEFDVSVPVYSAALEEYRWPEQPVDRTVLLVAAQLNLFPRQFRILQELTYDYPNELLLLQRCPTTTAKVDELADLVAGGQQPDEAHRPPAGSTEDVRCSFPHGNEHEYPAVLTTGTFCLVARGVRLGQPALLEAMAAGCIPVVMADNYVLPFADLLDWELLAVRLHEANLHTIVPVLRAISAERVAEMQAQIRSVYRRYFASLDRIVLTVLEQLNDRIFPHRSRTYLHWNVGPEAGVTQNPLFLPLIAPKAQGFTAVILTYDRLESLYILIQKLATVPSLQKMLVVWNNQRKAPPHPSLFPKIGKPLKIIQTAANRLSNRFYPYEEIETEAILTIDDDIVMLTADELDFGYEVWREYPDRIVGFPSRTHVWDNATGRWRYESEWTNQISMVLTGAAFHHKYWSYLYTHAMPGNIKEWVDEHMNCEDIAMNFLVSNVTNKPPIKVAPRKKFKCPECTNNEMLSADLNHMTERTACINRFAEIYGTMPLRTVEFRADPVLFKDNFPEKLKRFNDIGSL, encoded by the exons ATGACGTTTCCGCTGAAGTTTAGCGCCAAAAAGGCGCAGGAGTTGCTGTTGCCGTCCGCACCCGGCAAGAAGCAGCCACCGCACGTGCGCTGGTACGTGGCGGCGGGGGCGATGGTGCTGCTCCTGCTCGCGCTCCTACTGCTCGGCGGGCTCGGCGGCCACGGGGAGGCCGGCGCCGAGCGGTTGTCGCTCGATCTGGCCGACATACCGCCGGTGGTGCTGGACAAGGAGGCGGAGCTGGCCCGGGCCCGCAACCGGAACTGCACCTACTGGGACTGCTTCAACGTGTACCGGTGCGGGCAGCGGGCACCGACGCTCGACGATGGCGCCGGCGGCGACGGGGAGATGGACGCCGAGCGCATCTCGATCTACGTCTATCCGCTGAAGGAGTACCTCGATGCGGACAGCAGGCGGCCGGCAGGGCAGCTGTCGCGCGAGTTCTACCGGATCGTGCAGACGGTCGTCGACAGCCCGTACTACACGGCGAACCCGAACGAGGCGTGCCTGTTTCTGCCGACGCTCGACACGCTCAACCAGAACCGGATCGACACGACGCTGGTCGGGAAGGCGCTTGCCTCGCTGCCGTA CTGGGAGAATGGCGAGAATCATCTGATCTTCAACTTCCTGCCCGGCACCCGGCCCGACTACAGCACGGTGCTGGACGTGAACACGGACCGTGCCATCATCGTCGGGGCCGGCTTCGACAGCTGGACGTACCGGACCGAGTTCGACGTGTCCGTGCCGGTGTACAGTGCCGCGCTCGAGGAGTACCGCTGGCCGGAGCAGCCGGTCGACCGCaccgtgctgctggtggccgCCCAGCTCAACCTGTTCCCGCGCCAGTTTCGCATCCTGCAGGAGCTCACCTACGACTACCcgaacgagctgctgctgctgcagcgctgTCCCACCACCACGGCGAAGGTGGACGAGCTGGCGGATCTAGTCGCGGGTGGGCAGCAGCCGGACGAGGCGCATCGGCCACCGGCCGGCAGCACCGAGGACGTCCGGTGCAGCTTCCCGCACGGGAACGAGCACGAGTACCCGGCGGTACTGACGACCGGCACGTTCTGCCTGGTGGCACGGGGCGTCCGGCTCGGCCAGCCCGCCCTGCTCGAAGCGATGGCCGCCGGCTGCATCCCGGTCGTGATGGCGGACAACTACGTGCTGCCGTTCGCCGACCTGCTCGACTGGGAGCTGCTGGCGGTCCGGCTGCACGAAGCGAACCTGCACACGATCGTGCCAGTGCTGCGGGCCATCTCGGCCGAGCGGGTCGCGGAGATGCAGGCACAGATCCGGTCCGTCTACCGGCGCTACTTCGCCAGCCTCGACCGGATCGTGCTGACCGTGCTGGAGCAGCTGAACGATCGCATCTTTCCGCACCGGAGCCGCACCTACCTGCACTGGAACGTGGGGCCGGAGGCGGGCGTCACGCAGAACCCGCTCTTCCTGCCGCTGATCGCACCGAAGGCGCAGGGCTTCACCGCCGTCATCCTCACGTACGATCGGCTCGAGAGCCTGTACATACTGATCCAGAAGCTGGCGACCGTGCCGTCCCTGCAGAAGATGCTGGTCGTGTGGAACAACCAGCGGAAGGCGCCCCCGCACCCGTCCCTCTTTCCCAAGATCGGCAAGCCGCTCAAGATCATCCAGACGGCGGCGAACCGGCTCTCGAACCGGTTCTACCCGTACGAGGAGATCGAAACCGAGGCCATCCTCACGATCGACGACGACATCGTGATGCTGACGGCGGACGAGCTCGACTTCGGGTACGAGGTGTGGCGCGAGTACCCGGACCGGATCGTCGGCTTCCCGAGCCGGACGCACGTGTGGGACAATGCGACCGGCCGGTGGCGGTACGAGTCCGAGTGGACGAACCAGATCTCGATGGTGCTGACCGGGGCCGCCTTTCACCACAAGTACTGGAGCTACCTGTACACGCACGCGATGCCGGGCAACATTAAGGAGTGGGTCGACGAGCACATGAACTGCGAGGACATTGCGATGAACTTTCTGGTGAGCAACGTGACGAACAAGCCGCCGATCAAGGTGGCGCCGCGCAAAAAGTTCAAATGCCCCGAGTGCACCAACAACGAGATGCTGTCCGCCGACCTGAACCACATGACCGAGCGGACCGCCTGCATCAACCGGTTCGCGGAGATCTACGGCACCATGCCGCTGCGCACGGTCGAGTTCCGGGCGGATCCGGTCCTGTTCAAGGACAACTTCCCGGAAAAGCTGAAGCGCTTCAACGACATCGGCAGCCTTTAA